From one Planktothrix agardhii NIES-204 genomic stretch:
- a CDS encoding saccharopine dehydrogenase, whose translation MNQRVLILGGRGRIGNSVAEYLAQHTAAEITITGRKLTGNIGINPRFQQLELDLADQDKLENAIANSDLVIHCAGPFQYRDLGVLKTCIQHHVNYIDVSDNRDFTRRILEHSEAAKNAGVTAIINTGIFPGISNSMVRQGVEQFDQVEKIHLSYVVGGSGGAGITVMRTTFLGLQSPFQVWINGQWQTIKPYSERETIEFPSPYGKTGVYWFDMPECFTLVDSFPVKTVITKFGTIPDFYNYLTWSVAHWWPESWLKNPAVIEFLSQVSYRMTNVTDLWSGIGVAVRSCVTGIKQGKTVDFCSTIVHENTAKIAGIGTGTIAELCLKGKLQKPGVWPVEQILSTPLFEATLNQRGVNIQTNFS comes from the coding sequence ATGAATCAACGAGTTTTAATCCTAGGAGGTAGAGGACGAATTGGCAATAGTGTTGCCGAATATCTCGCCCAACATACCGCCGCCGAGATTACCATTACTGGACGAAAATTGACGGGAAATATAGGAATTAATCCCCGATTTCAACAGTTAGAATTAGATTTAGCAGATCAGGATAAATTAGAAAATGCGATCGCCAATTCTGACTTAGTTATTCACTGTGCCGGGCCATTTCAATATCGAGATTTAGGAGTTTTAAAAACCTGTATTCAACATCACGTTAACTATATTGATGTCAGTGATAATCGAGACTTTACCCGCCGGATTTTAGAGCATTCTGAAGCAGCTAAAAATGCCGGAGTCACCGCTATTATTAATACAGGTATTTTCCCCGGTATTTCTAATAGCATGGTGCGTCAAGGAGTGGAACAATTTGATCAAGTCGAAAAAATCCACCTAAGTTATGTGGTGGGAGGGTCTGGAGGGGCTGGAATTACCGTGATGAGAACTACTTTTTTAGGGCTACAATCTCCATTTCAAGTGTGGATAAACGGACAATGGCAAACGATTAAACCCTATAGCGAAAGGGAAACCATTGAATTTCCTTCCCCCTATGGAAAAACCGGAGTTTATTGGTTTGATATGCCAGAATGTTTCACCTTAGTAGACTCTTTTCCCGTTAAAACTGTGATTACCAAATTTGGCACTATTCCCGATTTTTATAATTATTTAACCTGGAGTGTTGCCCATTGGTGGCCAGAAAGTTGGCTGAAAAATCCCGCCGTGATTGAGTTTTTATCCCAGGTAAGTTATCGGATGACCAATGTAACCGATCTTTGGAGTGGTATCGGGGTAGCAGTTCGTTCCTGTGTTACCGGAATTAAACAGGGAAAAACCGTTGATTTTTGTTCTACAATTGTTCATGAAAATACCGCTAAAATTGCCGGAATTGGCACCGGAACGATTGCGGAACTTTGCTTAAAGGGTAAACTGCAAAAGCCCGGAGTTTGGCCCGTAGAACAAATACTTTCGACTCCATTATTTGAAGCCACTCTGAATCAACGTGGCGTTAATATTCAAACCAATTTTAGTTAG
- a CDS encoding hypothetical protein (conserved hypothetical protein) — protein sequence METMKLRSHIGTDGILLLQMPDEFKDTSVEVVVVVQPLPSEEVKPKYNAWGQLTTKKSIQTAIGRMRQLRQEIALDKSSIREMIEEGRRF from the coding sequence ATGGAAACAATGAAACTGCGATCGCATATTGGAACCGATGGCATATTGCTTCTCCAAATGCCCGATGAGTTTAAAGATACTTCTGTGGAAGTGGTGGTAGTTGTGCAGCCTCTACCATCGGAGGAAGTTAAACCGAAGTATAACGCTTGGGGACAACTGACTACTAAAAAATCAATTCAAACAGCAATTGGTAGAATGCGACAACTACGGCAAGAAATTGCCTTGGATAAAAGCTCAATCCGCGAAATGATAGAAGAAGGGCGCAGGTTCTAA
- a CDS encoding putative diguanylate cyclase: protein MKESILLITKALNLYFNQGEIPKFTPSIYLEINQLHQAIELGIKNNEQKILDLENIILSRQEESLQIVLERETAETHLRQCLSIANRHHLSLCVAIINVEDSQLTDENPDFLATPSCQIINLMQELKQILRESDWVAQWKTDEFLLAIFSELPGTKIALNRILDRLVNQEESLENNPSNSSVYIGYTKVQPNEHYRACIERINQALQQAKMTGERCVYF from the coding sequence ATGAAAGAGTCTATTTTATTGATAACAAAAGCCTTAAATTTATATTTTAATCAAGGAGAAATTCCAAAATTTACTCCCAGTATTTATCTGGAAATAAATCAACTTCACCAAGCGATTGAATTGGGAATTAAAAATAACGAACAAAAGATTTTAGACCTAGAAAATATTATTCTGTCTCGTCAGGAAGAATCCCTGCAAATTGTTCTGGAACGAGAAACCGCAGAAACCCATCTTCGCCAGTGTTTAAGTATAGCAAACCGTCACCATTTATCCCTATGTGTTGCTATAATTAACGTCGAAGACAGCCAGTTAACTGATGAAAACCCAGATTTTTTAGCAACTCCATCCTGCCAAATTATTAATTTAATGCAGGAATTAAAACAAATTTTGCGAGAAAGTGATTGGGTCGCCCAATGGAAAACGGATGAATTTCTATTAGCTATTTTTTCGGAATTACCCGGAACAAAAATAGCACTCAACCGAATTTTAGATCGTTTAGTTAATCAAGAAGAATCCCTTGAAAATAATCCCTCTAATTCTTCTGTATATATTGGATATACAAAAGTTCAACCCAATGAACACTATCGCGCCTGCATTGAACGAATAAATCAAGCCCTACAACAAGCTAAAATGACAGGAGAACGTTGTGTTTATTTTTAA
- the hflX gene encoding GTPase HflX, with protein MTDFTSLSDIKDSLIRALETLPEETILLADEAGSTFAKANLVENVQQDIERLESFWEFLHDYRNTKVIALVGMVNAGKSALGNHLLNLGESGVFQEASIRETSQAQEAKIDEETVIIDLPGLGSVLCEEDDTIVKGIIRRANLLLLVFDVSYPIPRHFYEFLKSNEVLKSKALQRIVIVINKIDCLSDLPEKFKQKQIQSYINFLSHGNEKMEFEGIARLFDYEIPIVSFSVAEARRYSNSDRERQLRQVIYESLEVNSNSAINRAEVELVEVASKYSIVIASYIALRKREEKLGEQMTYKIQTVIGQINESINREVDTLSNRIGKIRGSCLQEMRNYQTTGDERFWQGDNFRWKKNKSMQCRDRYQDEIVSEFQIFVSNLRSNILIVARNLVGSFQISEPSSDSIISNLKNSIYEIWDAFDDYWFLDKDRDTFDRSIEQSDQYFNNAANEIDNWLTQFQKNISENIFTNLTKINIVEEYYFYKNYADSLESFYEVLTSID; from the coding sequence TTGACTGATTTTACAAGCCTTTCAGACATTAAAGATTCATTAATCAGGGCCTTAGAGACTCTTCCTGAAGAGACGATTCTTCTGGCTGACGAGGCAGGTTCGACCTTTGCAAAAGCTAATCTTGTCGAAAATGTCCAGCAAGACATTGAGCGATTAGAAAGTTTTTGGGAGTTTCTTCACGATTATCGCAATACAAAAGTTATTGCATTAGTTGGAATGGTTAATGCAGGCAAATCTGCTCTTGGAAATCACCTTCTAAATCTTGGAGAATCTGGTGTTTTTCAAGAAGCATCTATTCGTGAAACCTCACAAGCTCAGGAAGCCAAAATTGATGAAGAGACAGTGATTATTGACTTGCCTGGTTTAGGTTCTGTTCTTTGCGAAGAAGATGACACAATAGTTAAAGGCATCATCCGTCGAGCCAATCTTTTACTACTTGTATTTGATGTTAGCTATCCGATTCCGAGACATTTTTACGAGTTTCTGAAAAGCAACGAGGTACTCAAAAGCAAAGCATTACAACGGATTGTTATTGTCATCAACAAAATAGACTGCTTATCTGATTTACCTGAAAAATTTAAACAGAAGCAGATTCAGAGCTATATCAACTTTCTGAGTCATGGTAATGAAAAGATGGAATTTGAAGGAATTGCTAGACTTTTCGACTATGAGATTCCGATTGTCTCATTCTCAGTAGCCGAGGCAAGAAGATATTCAAATAGCGATCGAGAGCGCCAATTAAGGCAAGTGATTTACGAATCTCTTGAAGTTAACTCTAACAGTGCTATCAATCGTGCTGAAGTTGAATTGGTTGAAGTTGCAAGTAAATATTCAATTGTAATTGCCAGTTACATCGCACTACGAAAACGTGAAGAAAAACTGGGCGAACAAATGACATATAAAATTCAAACAGTAATCGGACAAATAAATGAATCCATTAATAGAGAAGTGGATACCTTATCTAACCGTATTGGAAAAATTAGAGGATCTTGTCTTCAAGAGATGCGGAATTATCAAACTACGGGTGATGAGCGTTTTTGGCAAGGTGATAATTTTAGATGGAAGAAGAATAAGTCTATGCAATGCCGAGATAGATATCAGGATGAAATAGTCTCTGAATTTCAGATATTTGTTAGTAACTTGCGAAGTAATATTTTAATTGTTGCAAGAAATTTAGTTGGAAGCTTTCAAATTAGCGAACCTAGTAGTGACTCGATTATATCGAATTTGAAAAATTCTATATACGAAATTTGGGATGCTTTTGATGATTATTGGTTTTTGGATAAAGATAGAGATACATTTGACCGAAGCATTGAACAATCCGATCAATATTTTAATAATGCTGCAAATGAAATTGATAACTGGCTTACTCAATTCCAAAAAAATATTTCGGAAAATATCTTTACAAATTTGACAAAAATTAACATCGTTGAAGAATATTATTTTTACAAAAATTATGCGGATTCCCTAGAATCTTTTTATGAGGTTTTAACCTCTATTGATTGA
- a CDS encoding glutathione S-transferase domain-containing protein codes for MLKLYGGARSRASIVQWYLEEIGVAYEFILLDMAAGEHLQPEFLSINPIGKVPAIVEDDFQLWESGAILLYLAEKHGKLPNSAEERAIITQWVLFGNATLGTGIFIEANREKETPRLLNPLNKILSQQPFLMGDELNIADIAVGSILAYIPLMLKLDLSAYPAVLEYIQRLNERPAFQKTIGGSK; via the coding sequence ATGTTAAAACTTTATGGTGGCGCTCGTAGTCGGGCTTCAATTGTTCAATGGTATTTAGAGGAAATTGGGGTTGCCTACGAGTTTATTTTATTAGATATGGCGGCAGGAGAACACCTGCAACCCGAATTTCTATCAATTAATCCGATTGGTAAAGTTCCAGCTATTGTAGAAGATGATTTTCAACTGTGGGAGTCCGGCGCAATTTTATTATATTTAGCTGAAAAACACGGTAAATTACCAAATTCTGCTGAAGAACGAGCTATCATTACACAATGGGTATTATTTGGTAATGCTACCTTGGGAACGGGGATTTTTATAGAAGCGAATCGGGAAAAAGAAACTCCTCGTTTACTCAATCCTTTAAATAAAATTCTGAGTCAACAACCCTTTTTAATGGGTGATGAATTGAACATAGCTGATATTGCGGTAGGTTCAATTTTGGCTTATATTCCCCTGATGTTGAAGTTGGATTTAAGCGCCTATCCGGCGGTTTTAGAATATATTCAACGTTTAAACGAAAGACCTGCTTTCCAAAAAACAATTGGTGGAAGCAAGTAA
- a CDS encoding ATPase: MNLKEVLKMADEMVFAKTGQHLDNLQEAILQGTMQGDKYIKIAEEIHCNENYVRQVGSQLWQILSEELGEEVSKSNVRSVMGRFIFENVSNFENVAISSFNTCGQSRHPPNIPNSPPPNQETPNTKQPQTPHQDLSEMPDLGAFSDRTPELETLTTWILQEQCRLIAITGISGIGKTSLAVQIVQQIKNQFDYIIWRTINLSHTLDEFQQELIQLFSQSEKLDSPTTKPKPLSLIKYLQKHRCLIILDDVHNLFSSGELAGKYKPEYEEYRHFFKQIEKLSHQSCFLLIGWEQPREISQIESQNNPIRTLQINGLDIAAAGEILRDYGLAEIDYSILIHRYQGNPLWLKSVATLIQESGVNVTDLLQNDIILLPEDVKDILRQQWDRLSDREKQILSILAKETQPLKLSKLIDKQPNLNLELVNVLQSLQRRCLVDKIEDSFWLSPLIKQYLVI; the protein is encoded by the coding sequence ATGAATCTTAAGGAAGTGTTGAAAATGGCTGACGAGATGGTGTTTGCCAAGACGGGGCAGCACCTCGATAACTTACAAGAGGCAATTCTGCAAGGAACCATGCAAGGTGATAAATATATCAAAATTGCCGAGGAGATTCACTGTAACGAAAATTATGTTAGGCAAGTTGGTTCACAATTATGGCAAATACTTTCAGAAGAATTAGGGGAAGAAGTAAGTAAATCGAATGTTAGATCGGTAATGGGAAGGTTTATATTTGAAAATGTCTCTAATTTTGAAAACGTAGCAATTAGTAGTTTTAACACCTGTGGACAATCCAGACACCCACCAAATATCCCAAACTCACCCCCACCAAATCAAGAAACACCTAACACAAAACAACCTCAAACTCCACATCAAGATTTAAGCGAGATGCCTGATTTGGGTGCTTTTTCCGATCGCACTCCCGAACTAGAAACCCTGACCACCTGGATTTTACAAGAACAATGTCGCCTGATTGCTATTACGGGTATTAGTGGTATTGGGAAAACATCCCTAGCAGTACAAATCGTACAACAAATAAAAAATCAATTTGATTACATAATTTGGCGCACTATAAACTTATCCCACACCCTAGACGAATTTCAACAGGAACTAATTCAGCTTTTCTCCCAGTCAGAAAAACTAGACTCCCCTACAACTAAACCGAAACCCTTATCCCTAATTAAATATTTACAAAAGCATCGCTGTTTAATCATATTAGATGATGTTCACAATCTTTTCAGTAGTGGCGAATTGGCAGGAAAGTATAAACCAGAATATGAAGAATATCGCCATTTTTTTAAACAGATAGAAAAATTATCCCATCAAAGTTGCTTTCTTTTAATCGGTTGGGAACAACCCAGAGAAATCTCTCAAATCGAAAGCCAAAATAATCCTATTCGTACCTTACAAATCAATGGTTTAGATATCGCAGCCGCAGGGGAAATACTCAGAGATTACGGGTTAGCAGAAATCGACTACTCAATACTTATTCACCGTTACCAAGGCAACCCTTTATGGTTAAAAAGTGTCGCAACTCTGATTCAAGAATCAGGAGTCAATGTTACTGATTTATTACAAAATGATATCATCTTATTACCCGAAGATGTTAAAGATATTTTACGGCAACAGTGGGATCGCCTGTCCGATAGAGAAAAACAAATATTGTCCATACTGGCTAAGGAAACTCAACCCCTAAAACTGTCAAAATTAATAGACAAACAACCCAATTTAAACTTAGAATTAGTTAATGTCTTACAATCTTTACAACGGCGTTGTTTAGTAGACAAAATTGAGGATAGTTTCTGGTTATCACCTCTAATTAAGCAGTATTTGGTCATATAA
- a CDS encoding hypothetical protein (hypothetical protein MAE_61730) — translation MPLSELLPTVNQLSHQDKLRLIHFLLLAVAKEQGCSLEPAEDTNSENILLNQLASTSAVVWSPQADQESIQALSELLATAQQSAHA, via the coding sequence ATGCCTCTCAGTGAACTTTTACCCACAGTTAATCAATTATCTCATCAAGATAAACTGCGACTCATTCACTTTCTCCTACTTGCAGTTGCCAAGGAACAAGGATGCAGCCTAGAACCTGCTGAAGATACTAATTCAGAAAATATACTTTTGAATCAACTAGCATCAACGAGTGCAGTTGTATGGTCTCCACAGGCAGATCAGGAATCAATTCAAGCATTATCAGAACTTCTAGCTACCGCTCAACAATCAGCCCATGCTTAA
- a CDS encoding cyclic nucleotide-binding protein, translating into MDHRTELLLKLDILQEFYTEEIETISEYFSIHKFFDLQVIMPQTGRDSSFGIILSGEVSISDDQIENSSRTKGDILGEMAFIHGLRSDFIAASDGAIAIMTFDDIEKLKLKQPYLAVKLVNFVTSNLINNLRKNDKKDNTEILVLLADDHLFSDLINLIKDHLHIINNFSIVTSEKLKIALIESTNLTISQVIEPESLILGETAIGHQILLDQVKAIIYLRDPVKVESNPASIEAISRLCDLQQVLFATNLLTANAIFQYLE; encoded by the coding sequence ATGGATCATAGAACAGAATTATTATTAAAACTCGATATTCTTCAAGAATTTTATACAGAAGAAATCGAAACTATTAGCGAATATTTTTCGATTCATAAGTTCTTTGATTTACAAGTGATTATGCCCCAAACAGGTCGGGATTCATCCTTTGGGATTATTCTATCTGGGGAAGTCAGCATCAGTGATGACCAGATAGAAAATTCCAGTCGGACTAAAGGGGATATATTAGGGGAAATGGCATTTATTCATGGCTTGCGATCGGATTTTATTGCTGCTAGTGATGGGGCGATCGCGATTATGACCTTTGATGATATTGAAAAATTAAAACTCAAACAACCTTATTTAGCGGTTAAATTAGTTAATTTTGTCACCAGTAATCTGATTAATAATTTACGAAAAAATGACAAAAAAGATAATACAGAAATCCTGGTATTATTAGCCGACGATCATTTATTTTCGGATTTAATTAATTTAATCAAGGATCATCTTCATATTATTAATAACTTTTCCATTGTCACCTCGGAAAAATTAAAAATAGCCTTAATAGAAAGCACAAATTTAACCATTAGTCAAGTAATTGAACCCGAAAGTTTAATTTTAGGTGAAACCGCTATTGGTCATCAAATTTTGTTAGATCAAGTTAAAGCGATTATCTATTTACGAGATCCGGTAAAAGTCGAATCTAACCCCGCCTCTATTGAAGCCATATCGCGGTTATGTGACTTACAACAGGTTTTATTTGCGACTAATTTATTAACTGCAAATGCTATTTTTCAATATTTAGAATAA
- the sigG gene encoding group 3 RNA polymerase ECF-type sigma factor yields the protein MSQSIPISWSKAGVSIPLEQLPLEQLPNTDLVLRCQEGVCPDKAAFTELLRRYQSHVDKILYHLAPDWQDRADLAQEIWIRVYRNIKRLQEPVKFRGWLSRIATNLFYDELRKRKRVKPPLSLDAPRNIEDGEMDWEIASDGPGPDEDMATREFYSHLHEAIADLPEAFRTTIVLREIEGLAYEEIAEITGVSLGTVKSRIARARQRLQTDLQVYLNP from the coding sequence ATGAGTCAATCTATCCCTATCTCCTGGTCTAAGGCAGGCGTCTCTATCCCCCTGGAGCAACTACCCCTTGAGCAACTCCCCAATACCGATTTAGTCCTGCGGTGTCAAGAGGGAGTCTGTCCAGATAAAGCAGCCTTTACAGAACTGCTGCGTCGGTATCAGTCCCATGTTGATAAGATTCTCTATCACCTGGCCCCAGACTGGCAGGATCGGGCTGACCTCGCCCAAGAAATCTGGATTCGGGTCTATCGTAATATTAAGCGTCTACAGGAACCCGTCAAATTTCGGGGTTGGTTAAGTCGAATTGCTACTAATTTGTTCTACGATGAACTCCGCAAGCGCAAACGGGTCAAACCCCCCTTATCTTTAGATGCCCCTCGCAATATAGAAGATGGGGAAATGGATTGGGAAATTGCCTCCGATGGCCCTGGCCCCGATGAAGATATGGCAACCCGTGAATTTTATAGTCATCTTCATGAAGCGATCGCCGATTTACCCGAAGCATTCCGCACCACGATTGTTTTGCGGGAAATTGAAGGATTAGCTTATGAAGAAATCGCCGAAATTACCGGGGTTTCCCTGGGAACGGTAAAATCGAGAATCGCCAGAGCCCGTCAACGCTTACAAACCGATCTGCAAGTGTATCTCAATCCCTAA